In one Corallococcus sp. EGB genomic region, the following are encoded:
- the rpoB gene encoding DNA-directed RNA polymerase subunit beta, with protein sequence MPTQIQNNFRVRKTFAKIAKIIDIPNLINIQKQSYEKFLQADIAPEKREDLGLQGVFKSVFPIRDFNETSSLEFVSYHLEKPKYDVDECHQRGMTYSAPIKVVVRLVVWDKDEETGAQSIRDVKEQEVYFGEIPLMTQNGTFIINGTERVVVSQLHRSPGAFFDHDKGKSHSSGKLLYNARIIPYRGSWIDFEFDHKDLLYVRIDRRRKLPATVLIRALGAVGDTAKKNPLDFKGSTEEILNYYYATETIYLQSAADFEKSVELELLPGQRATRDIKTKSGELIVKKNRKFTRAAIKKLEAAKMTKLPIDADELFTKVSAYDVVDENTGEVILECNEEVSQEKVDELLKRDIKEFKVLFIDNLNVGPYLRETLMLDKIESPEQAIMEIYRRLRPGDPPTPETATNLFSNLFFNPERYDLSKVGRLKLNFKFNLEEPLDGQILTKRDILEVIRYLIDLKNGKGTIDDIDHLGNRRVRAVGELLENQYRIGLVRMERAIKERMSLQEIETLMPHDLINAKPVTAVIKEFFGSSQLSQFMDQTNPLSEVTHKRRLSALGPGGLTRERAGFEVRDVHPTHYGRICPIETPEGPNIGLIASLSTYARVNEFGFVETPYRKVDAGSVTSDVAFYSALEEEKHTIAQANAETDKKGKFLNALVQSRRSGEFVQVKAEDVDLMDVSPNQLVSVAASLIPFLENDDANRALMGSNMQRQAVPLLRTAAPLVGTGIEAIVARDSGVTCVARRDGIVESVDASRIVVKADANAALSDVSSEVDIYNLLKYQRSNQNTCLNQKPIVRKGDRVKKGDVIADGPATETGELALGQNVVVAFMPWQGYNFEDSILLSERILKEDVFTSIHIEEFECIARDTKLGKEEITRDIPNVGEEALKDLDESGIIRIGAEVKPGDVLVGKITPKGETQLSPEEKLLRAIFGEKAGDVRDSSLRVPPGVVGTVINAKVFSRKGVEKDERAKQIESMEEAKLLKDQNDEIKVLQDSAYSRIRGLVRGKEVQGKLVDDKGKILLKKGDLLNDELLATVPYKYWGEISVGDPLDARLRDILRNLEETKEAVKLAFGEKIARIKKGDELPPGVIKMVKVYVAIKRKLAVGDKMAGRHGNKGVVSRVLPEEDMPYLEDGRPVDIVLNPLGVPSRMNIGQILEVHLGWAAKGVGEQIQRYIDENFSGEQLKKQLKTVYDDKAFGEFVDGLSDPEVQDLCRRLKKGIHVATPVFDGARESEIHNLFDEGRLPRSGQMVLFDGRTGEPFDQNVTVGVMYMLKLHHLVDEKIHARSIGPYSLVTQQPLGGKAQFGGQRLGEMEVWAMEAYGAAYTLQEFLTVKSDDVVGRTRMYEAIVKGDNVLESGLPESFNVLLKELQSLALDVELLESAPPERQRSFGGDFLGGGDGEDRKSGTEA encoded by the coding sequence ATGCCGACGCAGATCCAGAACAATTTCCGCGTGCGGAAGACCTTCGCGAAAATCGCGAAGATCATCGACATTCCCAATCTCATCAACATCCAGAAGCAATCCTACGAGAAGTTCCTCCAGGCCGACATCGCCCCGGAGAAGCGTGAGGACCTTGGCCTTCAGGGTGTCTTCAAGTCCGTCTTCCCGATCCGGGACTTCAACGAGACCTCCTCGCTGGAGTTTGTCAGCTACCACCTGGAGAAGCCGAAGTACGACGTCGATGAGTGCCACCAGCGCGGAATGACCTACTCGGCGCCCATCAAGGTCGTCGTGCGCCTGGTCGTCTGGGACAAGGACGAGGAGACCGGCGCCCAGTCCATCCGCGACGTGAAGGAGCAGGAGGTCTACTTCGGCGAAATCCCGCTGATGACCCAGAACGGTACGTTCATCATCAACGGCACCGAGCGCGTCGTGGTGAGCCAGCTGCACCGCAGCCCGGGTGCGTTCTTCGACCACGACAAGGGCAAGAGCCACTCGTCTGGCAAGCTGCTCTACAACGCCCGCATCATCCCGTACCGCGGCTCGTGGATCGACTTCGAGTTCGACCACAAGGACCTGCTGTACGTGCGCATCGACCGGCGCCGCAAGCTGCCGGCCACCGTGCTCATCCGCGCCCTGGGCGCCGTCGGTGACACGGCGAAGAAGAACCCGCTCGACTTCAAGGGTTCCACCGAGGAAATCCTCAACTACTACTACGCCACCGAGACCATCTACCTGCAGAGCGCCGCGGACTTCGAGAAGTCCGTCGAACTGGAGCTCCTGCCGGGTCAGCGCGCCACGCGCGACATCAAGACCAAGTCCGGTGAGCTGATCGTCAAGAAGAACCGCAAGTTCACGCGCGCCGCCATCAAGAAGCTCGAGGCGGCGAAGATGACCAAGCTGCCCATCGACGCGGACGAGCTTTTCACCAAGGTGTCCGCCTACGACGTGGTGGACGAGAACACCGGTGAGGTCATCCTCGAGTGCAACGAGGAGGTCTCCCAGGAGAAGGTGGACGAGCTCCTCAAGCGCGACATCAAGGAGTTCAAGGTCCTCTTCATCGACAACCTCAACGTGGGTCCGTACCTGCGTGAGACGTTGATGCTCGACAAGATCGAGTCGCCCGAGCAGGCCATCATGGAGATCTACCGGCGTCTGCGCCCGGGCGATCCCCCGACGCCGGAGACGGCGACGAACCTGTTCAGCAACCTGTTCTTCAACCCGGAGCGCTACGACCTGTCCAAGGTCGGCCGCCTCAAGCTGAACTTCAAGTTCAACCTCGAGGAGCCCCTGGACGGTCAGATCCTGACCAAGCGCGACATCCTGGAGGTCATCCGCTACCTGATCGACCTGAAGAACGGCAAGGGCACGATCGACGACATCGACCACCTGGGCAACCGCCGCGTGCGCGCGGTGGGTGAGCTCCTGGAGAACCAGTACCGCATCGGTCTGGTCCGCATGGAGCGCGCCATCAAGGAGCGCATGAGCCTCCAGGAGATCGAGACGCTCATGCCGCACGACCTGATCAACGCCAAGCCGGTGACGGCGGTGATCAAGGAGTTCTTCGGGTCCAGCCAGCTGTCGCAGTTCATGGACCAGACGAACCCGCTCTCCGAGGTCACGCACAAGCGTCGTCTGTCCGCGCTCGGGCCGGGCGGCCTCACGCGTGAGCGCGCGGGCTTCGAAGTCCGCGACGTGCACCCGACGCACTACGGCCGCATCTGCCCCATCGAGACGCCGGAAGGCCCGAACATCGGCCTCATCGCGTCGCTGTCGACCTACGCGCGCGTCAACGAGTTCGGCTTCGTGGAGACGCCGTACCGCAAGGTGGACGCGGGCAGCGTGACGTCCGACGTGGCGTTCTACTCGGCGCTGGAGGAGGAGAAGCACACCATCGCCCAGGCCAACGCGGAGACGGACAAGAAGGGCAAGTTCCTCAACGCGCTGGTGCAGAGCCGCCGCAGCGGCGAGTTCGTCCAGGTCAAGGCCGAGGACGTGGACCTGATGGACGTGTCCCCGAACCAGCTGGTGTCGGTGGCCGCCTCCCTCATCCCGTTCCTGGAGAACGACGACGCGAACCGCGCGCTCATGGGCTCCAACATGCAGCGCCAGGCCGTTCCGCTGCTGCGCACCGCGGCCCCGCTCGTGGGCACGGGCATCGAGGCCATCGTCGCGCGCGACTCGGGCGTGACGTGCGTGGCCCGTCGTGACGGCATCGTGGAGTCGGTGGACGCCAGCCGCATCGTGGTGAAGGCGGACGCCAACGCGGCCCTGAGCGACGTGTCCAGCGAGGTGGACATCTACAACCTGCTCAAGTACCAGCGCTCCAACCAGAACACGTGCCTCAACCAGAAGCCCATCGTGCGCAAGGGCGACCGGGTGAAGAAGGGCGACGTGATCGCGGACGGTCCGGCCACCGAGACCGGTGAGCTGGCGCTGGGGCAGAACGTGGTCGTCGCGTTCATGCCGTGGCAGGGCTACAACTTCGAAGACTCCATCCTGCTCAGCGAGCGCATCCTCAAGGAGGACGTCTTCACGTCCATCCACATCGAGGAGTTCGAGTGCATCGCGCGCGACACCAAGCTGGGCAAGGAGGAGATCACCCGCGACATCCCGAACGTGGGTGAGGAAGCCCTCAAGGACCTGGACGAGAGCGGCATCATCCGCATCGGCGCCGAGGTGAAGCCCGGCGACGTGCTGGTGGGCAAGATCACCCCGAAGGGCGAGACCCAGCTCTCCCCCGAAGAGAAGCTGCTGCGCGCCATCTTCGGTGAGAAGGCCGGCGACGTGCGCGACAGCTCCCTGCGCGTGCCCCCGGGCGTGGTCGGCACCGTCATCAACGCCAAGGTGTTCAGCCGCAAGGGCGTGGAGAAGGACGAGCGCGCCAAGCAGATCGAGTCCATGGAGGAGGCGAAGCTCCTCAAGGACCAGAACGACGAGATCAAGGTCCTCCAGGACTCCGCGTACAGCCGCATCCGCGGGCTGGTCCGCGGCAAGGAGGTCCAGGGCAAGCTCGTGGACGACAAGGGGAAGATCCTCCTGAAGAAGGGGGACCTCCTCAACGACGAGCTGCTGGCCACGGTGCCCTACAAGTACTGGGGCGAGATCTCCGTCGGGGATCCGCTGGACGCGCGCCTGCGCGACATCCTGCGCAACCTGGAGGAGACGAAGGAGGCCGTGAAGCTGGCCTTCGGCGAGAAGATCGCCCGCATCAAGAAGGGCGACGAGCTTCCCCCGGGCGTCATCAAGATGGTGAAGGTGTACGTCGCCATCAAGCGCAAGCTCGCGGTGGGCGACAAGATGGCCGGCCGCCACGGCAACAAGGGCGTCGTGTCCCGCGTCCTCCCCGAGGAGGACATGCCGTACCTGGAGGACGGGCGTCCGGTGGACATCGTCCTCAACCCGCTCGGCGTTCCGTCCCGCATGAACATCGGGCAGATCCTCGAGGTCCACCTCGGTTGGGCCGCGAAGGGCGTGGGCGAGCAGATCCAGCGCTACATCGACGAGAACTTCAGCGGCGAGCAGCTCAAGAAGCAGCTGAAGACCGTGTACGACGACAAGGCGTTCGGTGAGTTCGTGGACGGCCTGTCCGACCCCGAGGTCCAGGACCTCTGCCGCCGCCTGAAGAAGGGCATCCACGTCGCGACGCCGGTGTTCGACGGCGCCCGCGAGTCGGAGATCCACAACCTCTTCGACGAGGGCCGGCTGCCGCGCTCCGGCCAGATGGTGCTCTTCGACGGCCGCACGGGTGAGCCGTTCGACCAGAACGTCACCGTGGGCGTGATGTACATGCTCAAGCTGCACCACCTGGTGGACGAGAAGATCCACGCGCGTTCCATCGGGCCCTACTCGCTCGTCACGCAGCAGCCCCTGGGCGGCAAGGCCCAGTTCGGCGGTCAGCGTCTGGGCGAGATGGAAGTCTGGGCGATGGAGGCCTACGGCGCGGCGTACACGCTGCAGGAGTTCCTCACGGTCAAGTCGGACGACGTGGTGGGCCGCACGCGCATGTACGAGGCGATCGTCAAGGGCGACAACGTCCTCGAGAGCGGCCTGCCCGAGTCGTTCAACGTGCTCCTCAAGGAGCTCCAGTCGCTGGCCCTGGACGTGGAGCTGCTGGAGAGCGCGCCCCCGGAGCGTCAGCGCAGCTTCGGCGGCGACTTCCTGGGCGGCGGCGACGGCGAGGACCGGAAGTCGGGGACCGAGGCCTAG
- the rplL gene encoding 50S ribosomal protein L7/L12 has protein sequence MADLNAIAEELSKLTVLEAGELVKLLENKWGVSAAAVAVAAGGGGGAAAAAPVEEKTEFNVVLANAGANKINVIKEIRAITGLGLKEAKDLVEGAPKTVKEGVNKDDAKKIKDQLTAAGATVEIK, from the coding sequence ATGGCCGATTTGAACGCGATTGCTGAAGAACTCTCGAAGCTCACTGTCCTCGAGGCGGGCGAGCTCGTGAAGCTGCTGGAGAACAAGTGGGGCGTGTCCGCCGCCGCCGTGGCCGTTGCCGCGGGCGGTGGTGGTGGTGCTGCCGCCGCCGCTCCGGTTGAGGAGAAGACGGAGTTCAACGTGGTGCTGGCGAACGCCGGCGCCAACAAGATCAACGTCATCAAGGAGATCCGCGCCATCACCGGCCTGGGCCTGAAGGAGGCCAAGGACCTGGTCGAGGGCGCGCCCAAGACGGTCAAGGAAGGCGTCAACAAGGACGACGCCAAGAAGATCAAGGACCAGCTCACCGCGGCTGGCGCCACCGTCGAGATCAAGTAG
- the rplJ gene encoding 50S ribosomal protein L10: protein MLKSEKEEMIKDLHEKFTRTKTAVLVESSKVNVETVTRLRRKFREGKVEYKVIKNTLARRAAQGTSVSVISDDFTGPVALCISYDDEVAPAKILMDFIKDMETIKVRSAVVAGNKVDANGVKALAKLPGLNELRGQLLGMLNQPAGKLVRTIAAPASSLARVIQAHADKSQG from the coding sequence GTGCTGAAGAGCGAGAAGGAAGAGATGATCAAGGACCTTCACGAGAAGTTCACGCGGACCAAGACCGCGGTGCTCGTGGAGTCGTCCAAGGTGAACGTCGAGACCGTCACTCGGCTCCGTCGCAAGTTCCGCGAGGGCAAGGTCGAGTACAAGGTCATCAAGAACACGCTGGCGCGCCGTGCCGCTCAGGGTACGTCCGTCTCCGTGATCTCGGATGACTTCACCGGTCCCGTGGCCCTCTGCATCAGCTACGACGACGAGGTGGCTCCTGCGAAGATCCTGATGGATTTCATCAAGGACATGGAGACCATCAAGGTCCGTAGCGCCGTCGTCGCCGGTAACAAGGTCGACGCCAACGGCGTGAAGGCGCTGGCGAAGCTGCCGGGCCTGAACGAGCTGCGCGGGCAGTTGCTCGGCATGCTCAACCAGCCTGCAGGCAAGCTGGTCCGGACCATCGCGGCCCCCGCGTCGAGCCTCGCGCGCGTCATCCAGGCGCACGCGGACAAGTCGCAGGGGTAG
- the rplA gene encoding 50S ribosomal protein L1, whose amino-acid sequence MANSGKKFRASNELVDRNKRYAVAEGFALLKKTVEARATKYDQTVDVAINLGVDPKHADQMVRGAVVLPHGTGATVRVAVFAKGERATEAANAGADIVGAEDLQKRIEEGFLDFDTVIATPDMMGIVGRLGKVLGPRGLMPNPKVGTVTMDVAKAIRDSKGGKVDFRAEKAGIVHAKMGKASFAADKLEANFNALVDLVMKLKPATAKGVYLKGIAISTTMGPGIKLDTQEILARHR is encoded by the coding sequence ATGGCTAACTCCGGAAAGAAGTTCCGCGCGTCCAACGAGCTGGTGGACCGCAACAAGCGCTACGCCGTCGCCGAGGGCTTCGCGCTGCTGAAGAAGACCGTTGAGGCCCGCGCGACGAAGTACGACCAGACGGTCGACGTCGCCATCAACCTGGGCGTGGACCCGAAGCACGCGGACCAGATGGTCCGTGGCGCCGTGGTGCTCCCGCACGGCACCGGCGCCACCGTGCGCGTGGCCGTGTTCGCCAAGGGCGAGCGCGCCACCGAGGCCGCCAACGCCGGCGCCGACATCGTGGGCGCGGAGGACCTCCAGAAGCGCATCGAGGAGGGCTTCCTCGACTTCGACACCGTCATCGCGACGCCGGACATGATGGGTATCGTCGGCCGCCTCGGTAAGGTGCTCGGTCCCCGCGGCCTCATGCCGAACCCGAAGGTCGGCACGGTGACCATGGACGTGGCCAAGGCCATCCGTGACTCCAAGGGCGGTAAGGTGGACTTCCGCGCGGAGAAGGCGGGCATCGTCCACGCCAAGATGGGCAAGGCCTCCTTCGCCGCGGACAAGCTCGAGGCGAACTTCAACGCGCTGGTGGACCTGGTGATGAAGCTCAAGCCGGCCACCGCCAAGGGCGTGTACCTGAAGGGCATCGCCATCTCGACGACCATGGGGCCGGGCATCAAGCTCGACACCCAGGAAATCCTGGCGCGTCACCGCTAG
- the rplK gene encoding 50S ribosomal protein L11, giving the protein MKKVTGQVKLQIPAGKANPAPPIGPALGQQGVNIMEFCKQFNAKTQAEAKEGLIIPVIITVYQDRSFTFILKTPPAAILIKKAAGLHTEKKKGSGAKKPGKEKVGQISRKQLEEIAKKKIQDTTAASIEACMNTIAGTARSMGIDVVG; this is encoded by the coding sequence ATGAAGAAGGTCACAGGTCAGGTCAAGTTGCAGATCCCCGCCGGCAAGGCGAACCCCGCCCCGCCGATCGGCCCCGCGCTCGGTCAGCAGGGCGTGAACATCATGGAGTTCTGCAAGCAGTTCAACGCCAAGACGCAGGCGGAGGCCAAGGAGGGTCTGATCATCCCGGTGATCATCACCGTGTATCAGGACCGCTCCTTCACCTTCATCCTGAAGACCCCTCCCGCCGCCATCCTCATCAAGAAGGCCGCGGGTCTCCACACGGAGAAGAAGAAGGGTTCGGGCGCGAAGAAGCCGGGCAAGGAGAAGGTGGGGCAGATCTCCCGCAAGCAGCTCGAGGAGATCGCCAAGAAGAAGATCCAGGACACCACCGCCGCGTCCATCGAAGCCTGCATGAACACCATTGCTGGCACCGCGCGCTCCATGGGCATCGACGTCGTCGGCTAG
- the nusG gene encoding transcription termination/antitermination protein NusG, translated as MAKKWFTVQTYSNYENQAKKNLEEQVRLKGLQDQDLIGEILIPMEQVVEMVNGEKKTTRRKLFPGYIFVQMELNDITVHLVKNTSKVTGFPGVGQNEQPRPMSDREVERLTAQVTEGAHKAKPKVQFETSDTVRVIDGPFANFNGTVEEVNPEKGRVRVLVSIFGRATPVELDFMQVEKTTG; from the coding sequence ATGGCGAAGAAATGGTTCACGGTCCAGACCTACTCGAACTACGAGAACCAGGCGAAGAAGAACCTGGAAGAGCAGGTGCGCCTCAAGGGCCTGCAGGACCAGGATCTGATCGGTGAGATCCTCATCCCCATGGAGCAGGTCGTGGAGATGGTGAACGGCGAGAAGAAGACCACCCGCCGCAAGCTCTTCCCCGGCTACATCTTCGTCCAGATGGAGCTCAACGACATCACCGTCCACCTGGTGAAGAACACCTCCAAGGTGACGGGGTTCCCGGGCGTGGGGCAGAACGAGCAGCCCCGGCCCATGTCGGACCGCGAGGTCGAGCGCCTCACCGCGCAGGTCACCGAGGGCGCGCACAAGGCCAAGCCCAAGGTCCAGTTCGAGACCAGCGACACGGTGCGCGTCATCGACGGCCCGTTCGCCAACTTCAATGGCACCGTGGAAGAGGTCAACCCGGAGAAGGGCCGCGTGCGCGTGCTCGTCAGCATCTTCGGTCGTGCGACCCCCGTGGAGCTCGACTTCATGCAGGTGGAAAAGACCACCGGCTAG
- the secE gene encoding preprotein translocase subunit SecE, translating into MATASEASQQANRSGIDPKRLVVIFYLVAGIVLALFLEHVFGLLWSRFGWSDVELFEGLGWRVSTLVGYVAALVLVLASYFHPRTHALSIDVASELMKVTWPTWSETRASTMAVVVASLVAAVLLFCIDTVAYNLMVEWLPALWGKL; encoded by the coding sequence ATGGCGACGGCATCTGAGGCCAGCCAGCAGGCTAACCGCTCGGGCATCGACCCCAAGCGGCTCGTGGTCATCTTCTATCTCGTCGCGGGCATCGTCCTGGCCCTCTTCCTGGAGCACGTCTTCGGGTTGCTCTGGAGCCGGTTCGGATGGAGCGACGTCGAACTCTTCGAGGGGCTCGGCTGGCGCGTGTCGACGCTGGTGGGCTACGTGGCCGCCCTGGTCCTGGTGCTGGCGTCCTACTTCCACCCTCGCACGCACGCTCTCTCCATCGACGTGGCGTCCGAGCTGATGAAGGTCACCTGGCCTACCTGGTCGGAGACCCGCGCGTCGACCATGGCCGTGGTCGTCGCCTCGCTGGTGGCGGCCGTTCTGCTCTTCTGCATCGACACCGTCGCGTACAACTTGATGGTGGAGTGGCTGCCTGCCCTGTGGGGGAAGCTGTAA
- the rpmG gene encoding 50S ribosomal protein L33 has product MPKGNRSIISLECTTCKERNYTTTKNKRKSQDKLELSKFCPRCRKHTDHKEGKV; this is encoded by the coding sequence ATGCCGAAGGGTAATCGTTCCATCATCTCGCTCGAGTGCACCACGTGCAAGGAGCGGAACTACACGACCACGAAGAACAAGCGGAAGAGCCAGGACAAGCTCGAGCTGAGCAAGTTCTGTCCTCGTTGCCGCAAGCACACGGACCACAAAGAAGGCAAGGTCTAG
- the tuf gene encoding elongation factor Tu: MSKEKFDRSLPHVNIGTIGHVDHGKTSLTAAITKVLAKTGGATFLAYDQIDKAPEERERGITISTAHVEYKTKNRHYAHVDCPGHADYVKNMITGAAQMDGAILVVSAADGPMPQTREHILLARQVGVPYIVVFLNKVDLLDDPELRELVEMEVRDLLKKYEFPGDTIPIVPGSAVKALEGDTSDIGEPAILKLMEAVDSYIPTPQRATDKPFLMPVEDVFSIAGRGTVATGRVERGVIKVGEEVEVVGLRATQKTVVTGVEMFRKLLDEGRAGDNIGALVRGLKREDMERGQVLAKPGSITPHTKFKAQIYVLSKEEGGRHTPFFKGYRPQFYFRTTDVTGTVKLPDNVEMVMPGDNIAIEVELITPVAMEKELRFAVREGGRTVGAGVVAEIIA, encoded by the coding sequence ATGTCCAAGGAAAAGTTCGATCGCAGCCTGCCCCACGTGAACATCGGAACGATTGGGCACGTGGACCACGGCAAGACGTCGCTGACGGCGGCCATCACGAAGGTGCTGGCGAAGACGGGCGGCGCCACGTTCCTGGCGTACGACCAGATTGACAAGGCGCCGGAAGAGCGCGAGCGCGGCATCACCATCTCCACGGCGCACGTGGAGTACAAGACGAAGAACCGGCACTACGCGCACGTCGACTGCCCGGGGCACGCCGACTACGTGAAGAACATGATTACGGGCGCGGCGCAGATGGACGGCGCCATCCTGGTGGTGTCGGCGGCGGACGGCCCGATGCCGCAGACGCGCGAGCACATCCTGCTGGCGCGGCAGGTGGGCGTGCCCTACATCGTGGTCTTCCTGAACAAGGTGGACCTGCTGGACGACCCCGAGCTGCGCGAGCTCGTGGAGATGGAGGTGCGCGACCTGCTGAAGAAGTACGAGTTCCCGGGCGACACCATCCCCATCGTCCCCGGCTCCGCGGTGAAGGCGCTGGAGGGTGACACCAGCGACATCGGCGAGCCGGCCATCCTGAAGCTGATGGAGGCGGTGGACAGCTACATCCCGACGCCGCAGCGCGCGACGGACAAGCCCTTCCTGATGCCGGTGGAAGACGTCTTCTCCATCGCCGGCCGCGGGACGGTGGCGACGGGCCGCGTGGAGCGTGGCGTCATCAAGGTGGGCGAGGAAGTGGAGGTCGTCGGTCTGCGCGCGACGCAGAAGACGGTGGTGACGGGCGTGGAGATGTTCCGCAAGCTGCTGGACGAGGGCCGGGCGGGCGACAACATCGGCGCGCTGGTGCGTGGCCTCAAGCGCGAGGACATGGAGCGCGGCCAGGTGCTGGCGAAGCCGGGGAGCATCACGCCGCACACGAAGTTCAAGGCGCAGATTTACGTGCTGTCGAAGGAAGAGGGCGGCCGCCACACCCCGTTCTTCAAGGGGTACCGTCCGCAGTTCTACTTCCGCACCACGGACGTGACGGGCACGGTGAAGCTGCCGGACAACGTCGAGATGGTCATGCCGGGCGACAACATCGCCATCGAGGTGGAGCTCATCACCCCGGTCGCGATGGAGAAGGAGCTCCGGTTCGCCGTCCGCGAGGGTGGCCGTACGGTGGGCGCCGGCGTCGTTGCGGAGATCATCGCCTGA
- the rlmB gene encoding 23S rRNA (guanosine(2251)-2'-O)-methyltransferase RlmB, protein MRERSSKPSGGERGGHEAPRYVHGVNPVLEALRAHPDAVERLFIVDGQVGAKAAGELLSRARDAGVRVEKVGRERLAAMADGGVHQGVVAELRGFQYVELEDVLDAAKAKGQPALVVVLDGIQDPHNLGAIIRSAHALGAHGVVFAKDRAVQVTGTVAKASAGAVEYCPIARVTNISRALEELKEAGLWVAAADVEGSEPLWSARLDGPLALVVGAEGAGVREGVLKHCDFRLRIPMGGQVGSLNASVSAAILLYEVARQRGRPSR, encoded by the coding sequence ATGCGCGAGCGCTCCTCGAAGCCTTCTGGGGGTGAACGCGGCGGCCACGAAGCCCCGCGTTACGTCCATGGTGTCAACCCCGTGCTGGAAGCCCTGCGTGCCCACCCCGACGCGGTGGAGCGCCTCTTCATCGTCGACGGGCAGGTCGGCGCCAAGGCCGCGGGCGAGCTGCTCAGCCGCGCGCGCGACGCGGGCGTCCGGGTGGAGAAGGTCGGCCGCGAGCGGCTGGCCGCGATGGCGGATGGCGGCGTGCACCAGGGCGTGGTCGCCGAGCTGCGCGGCTTCCAGTACGTCGAGCTGGAGGACGTGCTCGACGCCGCGAAGGCCAAGGGGCAGCCCGCGCTCGTCGTCGTGCTGGACGGCATCCAGGATCCGCACAACCTGGGCGCCATCATCCGCTCGGCCCACGCGCTCGGGGCCCACGGCGTCGTCTTCGCCAAGGACCGGGCCGTGCAGGTGACGGGCACGGTGGCCAAGGCCTCCGCGGGCGCCGTCGAGTACTGCCCCATCGCGCGCGTCACCAACATCTCCCGCGCCCTGGAGGAGCTGAAGGAAGCGGGCCTCTGGGTCGCGGCCGCGGACGTGGAGGGCTCCGAGCCCCTGTGGAGCGCCCGTCTGGACGGGCCCCTGGCGCTGGTGGTGGGCGCCGAGGGGGCGGGCGTGAGGGAGGGCGTCCTCAAGCACTGCGACTTCCGCCTCCGGATTCCCATGGGAGGTCAGGTCGGTTCATTGAATGCGTCGGTTTCCGCCGCGATTCTGCTATACGAAGTCGCACGTCAGCGGGGCCGTCCTTCCCGCTGA
- a CDS encoding RimK family alpha-L-glutamate ligase encodes MKITVLSRSASISSTRRIVEAGRARGHRVRVLNPLRVQMHLDGGSQATLFYDRKKLTPTDVVIPRIALSISTYGLAVVNQFGLARVPLVNHAQAIAQSRNKMRALQLLSAHGIDIPATVMARDAAHLKEMVGLVGGVPVLVKLLQGQEKHGVMVCESLQSLEAALEAVLGLGHNLVMQEYVRSTGQDVRVLVVGGEAIAGVLRKPRPGRLSHTLNRGARLEALPLSPSHRDMAEKVARLVGLEVAAVDILDVQGHPKVFEVNSSPALLEMEAATGMDLATPIIQRAEALVAGAAPVWTAALETPQSLPPPPGRKGTVKVSAPRS; translated from the coding sequence ATGAAAATCACTGTCCTCTCGCGCTCCGCATCCATCTCGTCCACGCGGCGGATCGTCGAGGCAGGGCGAGCGAGGGGACACCGGGTCCGCGTGCTCAACCCGCTCCGGGTGCAGATGCATCTGGACGGGGGCAGCCAGGCGACCCTCTTCTACGACCGCAAGAAGCTCACGCCCACCGACGTCGTCATCCCGCGCATCGCCCTGTCCATCAGCACCTACGGGCTCGCGGTGGTGAACCAGTTCGGCCTGGCGCGCGTCCCCCTGGTGAACCACGCCCAGGCCATCGCGCAGTCGCGCAACAAGATGCGCGCGCTCCAGCTCCTGTCCGCCCACGGCATCGACATCCCCGCCACGGTGATGGCCCGGGACGCCGCCCACCTCAAGGAGATGGTCGGGCTCGTGGGCGGAGTCCCCGTGCTGGTGAAGCTCCTCCAGGGCCAGGAGAAGCACGGCGTGATGGTCTGCGAAAGCCTCCAGTCGCTGGAGGCCGCGCTCGAGGCGGTGCTCGGCCTGGGGCACAACCTCGTCATGCAGGAGTACGTGCGGAGCACCGGCCAGGACGTGCGCGTCCTCGTGGTGGGCGGCGAGGCCATCGCCGGGGTGCTGCGCAAGCCGCGTCCCGGCCGTCTCTCGCACACGCTCAACCGGGGCGCCCGGCTGGAGGCCCTGCCGCTGTCCCCCAGCCATCGCGACATGGCGGAGAAGGTCGCCCGGCTCGTGGGCCTGGAGGTGGCCGCGGTGGACATCCTGGACGTCCAGGGGCACCCCAAGGTCTTCGAGGTGAACAGCTCGCCCGCGCTCCTGGAGATGGAGGCCGCGACGGGGATGGACCTGGCCACGCCCATCATCCAGCGGGCGGAGGCCCTCGTCGCCGGCGCCGCCCCCGTCTGGACCGCCGCCCTGGAGACGCCCCAGTCCCTGCCTCCGCCACCGGGGCGCAAGGGCACCGTGAAGGTGAGCGCGCCGCGGAGTTAG